The DNA segment ATGTGTTTTACCATATAAAACTGCCTAAACGATGGTTTAATAGTATTTTAGCATCAAGTGTGAAATAAGAAATCCACCACCATGATTACAATGATGACACCACCTCCTCATTACCAAGTTTGTGCAAATCAGATAAGCCAGATAAACAGAAGAAGGCTGCACCCCATTCTCATTGACATAACATCAGAGGTAAATAGCTTTCCTATATTGTTCATTAGAAGAAATTGAAAACCCTCCTGCATAATTCAAATCACATGTATGGGAGCATTTTCTTACTGTAATTTTTGTATAACAGAAAGTTGATTAGCTGTTAAATGTTGGTTttatttgtagtcgtaataatGTGAATTACATTTAGACCAGCGAAGGAAAGAACTACAACACGaagaaaactaacaaacaaaaacaaaaatgggaGCATTTTAATGAGCATTAGAGATAGGGTTACATgtgcataaaaatataaagacctgtttaaaataatttaagacCCAGAACAgtgaatttaagactttttaagacgttacattgtatttgtaaattttagactttttaagacctcaTGCTCACCCTAACTAAAGGTCACGTTTTCTCAAAGGGCCAGTAACTGgtcatttacaaaataatttatcaGTCATTATTTACTGCCTAATTTCTgattcctttttgtttttgttccctTTAATGTGGCAGTCCATGTGTAATGTCCCTGTGAGGTGAAAGCATGagatcagtgaaaaaaaaaacacctttagaTTGAGAGTTAGATCAGGAAAAGAAGGCATGATGGAGGTTAAGCTTCTGCAGACTAATTGTTGTATCCATCATTTGTTTGCACTAAATAGACATAAAGAAACATAATGTCAGCAAAGACCAAGTATAGATTTACtaaaacacaatgaaaaatAATACCAGTGCATAAACACAACTATTCAATCCTCTGTACCTGATCTGGCCCACAAATCTATACGTGTAAAAATAGtatgatttttaataaaaggttTTTGCTACTGAGTGTATAAAacctttgcaaaaaaaacactccagacAGAAGAATTATCTTTATTCAGCATTTAATGTCCCAGCTAATAAATTGCAAATATTTACCCAGGTGTGTTGTATGGGGAACTGTGTGCCTTATCCTTTTGATGTTCTCAACCTTGTCTGCTTTGGTGATCTGTTTTAAAGCAACACCAATCTCAGTGCCAAGAAGCTGCAATGTGACTATTGCAGATGGTCACACTGAATACCCAACATGTTTGGTGGTtggaatgtgcaaaaaaaatgccTAATAAGCCTTATATCAGAACACTGCAACAGAGCCAATTGGTCAATTAAATTTGTAGGAgaactttattacattttgtggaTTAAAACACTGAAAGGACAAGAACTAATTATTGCatgctttttttgtattaagcTCCAAACCTAGAGCTTGGAACATAGAATCTTAGAAACATAATTAATAACAATTCATTGTATTACTTATCTTTGTTAATTAATAAAGCTTAAAAGGAAGGTGGTGAATGGAAAAGCTGTATATTTAAGCTTGCTCTACTTCCTCCTCAAGCTCTCCTTCATCTTCAGCACTTGCTTCCTGGTACTGCTGGTACTCTGACACCAGGTCATTCATGTTGCTCTCAGCCTCACAGAACTCCATCTCATCCATACCCTCAGCTGTGTACCAGTGCATGAAAGCCTTGCATCTGAACATGGATGAAAACTGCTCAGAGATTCGCTTGAACAGCTCCTGAATAGCGGTGCTGTTCCCGATGAAGGTGCCGGACATTTTTAGGCCACGGGGTGGAATGTCGCACACGGCTGTCTTTACATTGTTGGGGATCCATTTGACAAAGTAGGTGTTGTTCTTGTTCTGCATGTTGAGCATCTGCTCATCCACCTCCTTCATGGACATGCGGCCACGAAAAATGGCAGCCACCGTGAGATAGCGGCCATGACGTGGGTCGCAAGCGGCCATCATGTTCTTGGCATCAAACATCTGCTGGGATATTTCAGCCACAGTGAGAGCACGGTACTGCTGGCTCCCCCTGCTGGTCAGAGGGGCAAAACCAGGCATAAAGAAGTGCAGACGAGGGAAGGGTACCATGTTGACAGCCAGCTTACGCAGGTCAGCATTGAGCTGCCCAAGGAACCTCAGACATGTTGTGACTCCACTCATGGTGGCACAGACCAAGTGGTTGAGGTCACTATATGTCGGTGTTGTGAGCTTCAGGGTGCGGAAACAGATGTCATACAGGGCTTCATTGTCAATGCAGAATGTCtcgtctgtgttttctaccagCTGATGGACAGACAGGGTGGCATTGTAAGGCTCCACCACTGTATCTGAGACTTTGGGTGAGGGGACAATGCTAAAGGTATTCATAATGCGGTCCGGGTACTCCTCTCGGATTTTGCTGATAAGCGGAGTGCCCATGCCGGACCCAGTACCTCCACCCAGGGAGTGAGCGAGCTGAAAGCCCTGCAGGCAGTCACAGTTCTCAGCTTCCCTACGCACCACATCCAAGACAGAGTCCAACAACTCAGCACCTTCTGTGTAGTAGCCCTTGGCCCAGTTATTACCAGCACCAGTCTTACCTGTGGAAAGGAAACAATGACTATCATGCAAACACTGTTACAGCTGACAGGAAACAGGAGACAAATCTCAATGCACACTGTCAGAATAAACCCAAATTTCACTGCAAGAGAGACCATCAGATTTACTAGGTTGCCTCTATACATTATAGAAAAAGAAACTGTACGAACCATTAGAATGGTATGTATTAATTACCAAAAACAAAGTTGTCAGGCCTGAAAATTTGTCCGAACGGTCCAGATCTCACAGAGTCCATGGTACCTGGCTCCAAAT comes from the Silurus meridionalis isolate SWU-2019-XX chromosome 8, ASM1480568v1, whole genome shotgun sequence genome and includes:
- the LOC124390155 gene encoding tubulin beta-4B chain-like; the protein is MREIIHMQAGQCGSQIGAKFWEVISEEHGIDPTGSYHGDSDIQLERINVYYNEATGGKHVPRAVLVDLEPGTMDSVRSGPFGQIFRPDNFVFGKTGAGNNWAKGYYTEGAELLDSVLDVVRREAENCDCLQGFQLAHSLGGGTGSGMGTPLISKIREEYPDRIMNTFSIVPSPKVSDTVVEPYNATLSVHQLVENTDETFCIDNEALYDICFRTLKLTTPTYSDLNHLVCATMSGVTTCLRFLGQLNADLRKLAVNMVPFPRLHFFMPGFAPLTSRGSQQYRALTVAEISQQMFDAKNMMAACDPRHGRYLTVAAIFRGRMSMKEVDEQMLNMQNKNNTYFVKWIPNNVKTAVCDIPPRGLKMSGTFIGNSTAIQELFKRISEQFSSMFRCKAFMHWYTAEGMDEMEFCEAESNMNDLVSEYQQYQEASAEDEGELEEEVEQA